A window of Malania oleifera isolate guangnan ecotype guangnan chromosome 2, ASM2987363v1, whole genome shotgun sequence genomic DNA:
cTAGAGAGGATGAAGGGGAATGCTGAAAACAAAGAAGGGTAATCAAACACAGCGAATGTAGTAGTAGAAGAAGGAGACTTTGGGAGCGGTGACGGTGATATGCTCTCGGTTTCATCTGGGTTGGATGAGTTCGCAAATTCTTGGATCTTGAACTCGgcgtgttcttatcatatgacaccCAACAGTGATTGGTTCACTATGTACAGATTGGTGAGTTATGGTTCCGTTCTGATTAAGAACGATGCTACGTGCAAAGTTGTCAGAATGGGGAATATcaaaatcaagatgtatgatggtgtggtgaggacgttATGTGATGTGAGGCACATACCAGAGTTAAGGAAGAATTTGGTTTCGTGAGACACCTTGGATTGTAACGAGTTTAGTTATAAATCtgaaggtggggtaatgaaggtgagcaagggCGTTAAAATcgtgatgaaggggaagagagtgcCAAGGAGTATATATACACACTACTAGGTACaacaattgtaggtggagttgcaggaATAGAGTCTAAGTCTAACAATACTGTTTTGTGGAATATAcgtttagggcatatgggtgagcatggaaTGAAGGAGCTTCACAAAGAAATTTTTTGAAGAGGGTCGAATCATATAAGCTAGATTTTTGTATAAACTGTGTACTTGGGAAGAAAAATAGGATTCAGTTCATGACAGCCACATACAAGACGGAGGGAATACTGGACTACATTCATTCGGACATTTGGGGACTAGTGAGAGTGGCATCCCAAGGGGAacatatgtacttcgtgagtttcATTAATGATAACTCATAGAAGGTCCGGGTGTACTTTATGCAACACAAGTCGGAGACGTTTTCTAAGTGTAAACTGTGAAAaactgaggtggaaaaccagacctAGAGAAAAGTTAAGCTCCTCAGGACATACAATGGAATTGAGTACACAAACTCGAGTTTCAAAGAGCTCTATGAGCAACATGAGATAAGCAGGCATTTTACTGTACGTCGAACACTACAACAAAATTGTGTGGgggaaaggatgaaccaaacctTAGCTAgaagagctcggtgtctcaggttgaatgttGGGTTTGCCATGAATTTCTGGGAAGAGGtggttagtatgacttgtttcttggtaaacatgtcaccaagggcatcacaagaTGGGAAAGTTGCTGAGGAGGTGTAGACAAGTAACGAGGTAGACTACTACGGATTGTGAGTATTTGAGTGTCTAGCCTGCGTACATTActggtgaggagagatcaaaacttGAGGAGAAGTCTAGACAACGCACCTTTCTAGGATATCAAAAAGGCATGAAAGGGTTCAAACTGTGGGATCtaatggcaaataaggtggtgattaaTAGAGACGTGATTTTCAATGAGAAAGTCATGTTTCGGTATACTCAGGAGGAAATAGAGAAACAGGTGCGAGAAAATCGCAGCAGCAATGAACATGCGATTCatgtggagttggagactcatgATAGAAATGCAGTGAGTTTTAACTCGAGATATCAGCCGGTGATGTAGATGGAGTCAGAAACTTAAGGTGAAGGTGACGAAGTACAGCCCAGATGCATCTTCAGGCCACCCCAGGTACGACTTTGACAATCTGGTATCTTATGCGCTTATCACTAGTAGtgaggatcctactaccttttcaGGAGGTCGTGCACATCCAAGAGAAAAGTAGCTAGATGGTTGCTAcggtggaggagatggaatcgTTGTATAAGTACCAGATGTGGGACTTAGTGAAGCTTCCAGCTGGGAAGCAGgcgattggatgcaagtgggtacacaagaagaaagaagcagtttcagaaagggaaagagaaaagTACAAGGCTCGCTTAGTATCAAAGAGATACTCGCAGAGAAAGGGAGTTTTATCATGATAAAATCTTCTCCACTGtagtcagacacacttccattaaGATAGTGTTGATACTAGTGGCGCAACATGATATGCATTTGGAATAGATGGACGTAAAGATGACGTTCTTCCATGGTAATCTAGAgtagctgatttacatgacacGGTCAGAAGGGTTTGGCCAACTTGGACAGGAGCacttagtctgcaaactgaaAAGGTCACTTTACAGGCTGAAGCAGTCTCCGAGAAAGTGGTACAAAAGGTTTGACACATATATGATCCGTATTGGCTACAGAAGGTGTGAGTATTATTGTTGTATCTATATGAGGAGTCTTGAAGACGAGTCTCTCATATTTTTGTTGCTATATGTTGACGACATGATGATTGCTACAAAAGACATGACTCATGTAAATCAGTTGAAAACTCTATTGGAAAAAGAGTTCgacatgaaagatttgggtgcaACCAAGAGGATTCTTGGCATGGACAGATTCGTAGGAACAAAGTTGTAGGGAGACTAtgattatcttagggtggctaTGTGGAGAAGATGTTGAAGAGGTTTAACATGCACACCGTTAGCGAGTCATTTCAGGCTGTCTATCGCCCAGTGCCCAAAGACGGACGATGATGTTCGTGATATGTCGAacgtcccctatgctagtgcaatGGGGTGTCTAATGTATGACATGGTATGTATAAGGTTGGACCTGGCACAAACTATCAGCGTGGTAAGCAAGTTCTTTTCAAATCCGGATCGACAGCATTGGTATGCAATTAAGTGTATTCTTAGGTACTTGAAGGGAACAACCGGATATGACATCGTGTTCAGTAAACAATAGAGAGATTCATCAGTGACAGGGTACGTGGATGCTTACTATACAGGAGACTTGGATGACAagaggtctaccacagggtacgtatttacccttgtaggaggacctatttgttggaggtctatggtatAGTCGCTCGTTGCTTTATATACTACTGAGTCGAACTACATGACAGTGGCTGAGAATGCCAatgaagcattgtggcttacggGATTGGTCAAGGAGTTGGGTGTTCAATAAGGTAGAGTTCAACTGcagtgtgatagtcaaagtgtcatctacttggcaaagaatcaggtgtatcatacgaggacaaaacacattgacgtGTGATTTCACAGGATCAGGGAActgattgcttcaggtgaacttcTAATTGAAAAGGTTCACACGTCTGACAATGTATCTGATATGTTGACGAAGCCGATCACAACGGACAAATTCAAGCATTGCTTagacttgatcaacgtctccagGTGCTAGATGGGAGACGGTCTTAATCTATTGTCCCATGTGGAGCAGCAGTTATACTTTcaaatttctcctaagtggtgaatatccaccaaggtggagattgttgtaaatGTGACTCAAATTTGAGTGGAATGCATACACcgggaaaaaaaaatatgaacaagAGTTCACGTGTGATAAAAATGGCAATGGCATTGTCCCATTCATAAAACAACAAAGCAAAGGCATTGGACCGGCTGGGCATGGTTCAATTACCCAAACTATATTCTAAACtattaattgaaaatttcattTCGCTAGAAAATGCAAAGTGAAAGCAAGTCGTTTCAAGTAGctagttaaccaaatatttctTCTTTAAACATTCCTTTTCTAAATTGTGTGTTTCTAATACCTATATGAAATCTTTTTCTTGATTATAATATGAAAAAGAAACAATACTTAACAGTAATACTAATGTACCACATGCGTACAAGTTGCTTAGTTAGCATAGCCACCATAGAAATAACTTGAATTATTGCAAaagaaattttcatatttcttttttagAGAGCAAATAGACTCATTTGGTTTGATAGAATAACAATTAAttagaataaaatataatataatttaaattttaaaaataaaaaaataataataattattctttatttatttcatattgtcatttactttataataataacataatttcttatataactaattATAACTAATCTACTTAAACTGATATATTCTTGAGAATGAGCATTCTAGAAATCAAATGCAACCTAAATCTTCTTGGAAAACCTAGTGTCATACACCCTCAAACCAAAGCATTGTTTGCTTGTTCAAACCCAAAACTTCTGTTATTAAATATATCCATGAAACCAAACATCAACAATGGAATATACAAGATTCACACTTCTTGTTCATAAAATGACACCAATGTATGTTGCTTTCCATGTCTACACAACGTTCTCTTAAAAAAGATATTATTGACAATAATAACTTCAGCCAGAATACATTTAATGTAATGTATACAACAAAAActgcaaattaaaataaaagttcATCGAAGTTAAAGACCATCTAATGGGTCACCCAAGCTGACGCAATTCCAAACCATATGCAAAAACAGTTAAACTACAGCTGCTTCATTTTCACAGAATGTTCATCCATCTTTCACATCCCTTTTATTCCAGAGGCAGCTGATCAATCTGCATACCATCATGGTTGTGCTTAATCGTCATCTTGCATGAAGAAAATAAGCTTTTTAAACATAACTAAGGATGCAGATTTTTAAGTGGTTTTATTCATAACAGACTATAGATATTCCCTGAAAATATGTAATTGTCTAATTAAAACCAATTTTTTCAGTGTTTGAACTCCGACCTACTGCAGGTAGATATTTTAATTTATGTTTGACTAGCTTGAACATGGAAGAAAGATATACTTAAAATTAAATGTCATAAGAACCATTATGATGCACTTGACATAAAACAAAATGGAAGTGAATTCTTCAAATACAACATCAGTGCCAACTAAGATACAAATTCATTGAACGAGGACGTGCGTAGACGGTCTGATGGGTCAGCCAAGTTGATCATGTCCTAGATGCTATTCCAAACAAaacccaaaagcaaattaattatAGCTGCTTTAATGTCATGGAATGTTCATCTAACTTTCAAATCCCATGCCATCATTGTCTGTGTTTAATCACATTTGAAATCTAGCATATCTAAACAAAAATATATGCTTctgaaaatataaataaagatATAGATTCTCATATTAGTTCATATAGCATGATTACAGATATTCCTTAAATACAtattatcatattaaaactaatTTAAAAGCTCATGCTTTTTCAGTGTTAGAACTTTTTAAGTTACCACTGCAGCAGCACTCCATTCTGCTGCAGCAAGACATCATCATTTATGTTTTCATTAGCTTGAACAAGGAAAAACACATAGTTAAAATTAAATATAACCTTATAAGAACCATCAAGATGCACTGTGAGAAAACAATATGGAAGTAAAACCTTCAACTCAAAGTGAACATCTACAAATTCACTAAGATAATTGGAATATACAGAAAGCTAAAATCTGAAAATTGGCCACACTAGCATGGCACAATCGACATTGATCGAAGCCCAATGCATAAGTAAATGCAAGTCATTTGTTTTccatatataacatatatttaCCTAGCTAGCTAGTTAAGAACTAGGTTCTGAAGGGGAATCTCCGAGAGACTTGAATGCCTGCAATTCCTTGAAGTTCATCCATTGTTTCACCCAGATCTTCGCTTCGTAAATTTTCTTTTTTCCACCTTCTTTAGCTTCCAGGGTAATGTAATACACGGTTCCAGCAACTACTTGCTCCTTGGTGTCCACCACCTTCACAAATTCGAGAAGGGCGTTCTGCAGATTATGCAGCCCATTGGTTAATTAAATGAATTTgtgtttgtgaatattaattaCTCCCAGAAAAATAAACATGCTTGAGGAAAAAAATCAAATGAaacaaatgtttttgaaatattaggatattgtttagttgtggaaaatggtttccatttttcattttcagttcTCTAGAAAATTATGAACATGCTACCTTGTCTTCTAATTCTCTTAACGTTTATCTGAAGCACTTGGAAAGCAATAAAAATATGCATTCTAACTTTTCCACACTTCTTCGAAAAGTAGAAAAGAAGGTGGTCGGTTCGCAAATAATGGAAAACTGAAAACGGAAAATAAGAATTATTTTCCTACTCTTAATCCCACAAAAGAAAAGAAGTTGAAGCACAGGAAAGGAGACCTGACGGtcattatgtatgtgtgtgtgtgtgtgtgtgtgtgtgtgtgtgtgtgtatttaagATTTCATTTTCGGTCGGAAATCTGATAACTAAGAGGAAATGAAGTGCTACGAACAAAAATCTTTTTTAAAACTGCTTTGCAAGAATTATGAACCCTAAAGAGAAAATCAGATGAATTAAACATAAACGCATCTCTATATATAATTAATCCCAAAAAAAGAAACGTGTTGCAGAAATTAAGAGTCCCAGATCCGCAAATAAGTATAATTAAAGTCCAGGACTGATTCGGGGAAAACAACGAAAGAAGAGCTCTATCTATGTTTCAACAAGGTCGGGAGAAATTTCCAGATGAGTTGCACGTTTCGTTACACAATTTCTGCTATGCAAAAAATTTCCGTAGAAAATTGAAACTTTTCCCGGGAAAGATTTGAACAAGAAAAGAAGCAGAGAAAGAAAGGTGAGAACCTCTTTGGTGTTGTGTTCGTCGACGGCGAAGCGAGCAAGACTGTCGACCTCCTGGCTGTTCTCAGCCCCGCGAACGTCTCTAATTCCTCCGAGTGTAGCCATTTCCTCTGTTCGTCTTCTTCTCAAATCGAAATGCGCGTTGGGGTATTTATGGAGAGCTTCTGAGAGATAATCAGGTGCTCGTGGACCACCGTGGTCCTTCATTCGGTTGAGCTTGCGTGTACGATCCAGATTGATCTATTTTTGAGCGCTGACCATTGAAAGCACCGCGTTAATTTGTCTATGGAACGTTCAGACGTGTCGAAAGCGGAGAGGGCTTTTAGATTCTAGATAAGATCCACGTGGGATAGGATCCCCTACTTCCCTCTAAATCTAAAACGGTTGCAACCGGCCTTTTCTGATGTGTCAATTAGCCATTGCACAATCCTAGCGTAAGTGCGATGGAGTCTAATGCAGAGTGTCTTGTCCCGAGACCTTTCTTCCTGCTGAAGCATTGACTAGTCAAAGATGTTGACTTTGAGGCTAATTAGTAAATAATTTACTTCGAAACCAGATTGCCCTCTCTGCCTGCAACGGTTGGCTGATGACCGTCGGATTGTTTGCAGCAGCGGCGGAAAAGAAAATGGTGGGAGAAAACTGTGGGCGAAAAACGAAATATGTATTGTTTTTTTATTAATTGGCAAGATATATTTTTCTAAATCAAGAAAGAAATATTCATCCGCCCAATGTATCATTAATTTACTTTGCAACttgtttttaaaattcttttttctttgttttttttttttaacaacaagagtttttttcaattttaatattattataataaaagttatttaaaaatacttttgaccaaattttttttccaaattgatatgttttcaattttaattttattttaataaaagttgtttaaaaatagttttgaccaaacttttttttttttctttttccaaagtGATGTGTTTTATAAAACGTTGATTCATTATGCGTTTATTGAAACAAAAAGGCTGATCCATTTAGCATTTTTTTAATTGAAGTATGATGTGACAAATTAAAAAACGCCGCACAAAGTAGTATGTTTTTGCATCTCATATGCACACATAGCACGTGGACTATTAAAAaataggcaaaaaaaaaaaaactattttgttTAGTGTTTTTTAATTTGTCGCCTTCCACTCTTTCTCCATCATCGTTGCCACCACCTCTCTCTTTTCTCTACCTCTCCGCTCCTGTAGATTTTCCCTTCAACTATTCTCCGTCCACAAACTCTAGACGCCACTCTTCTACATCTTTGTTGTGGCCCACCACGACCTCAAATGTGGACAACAAATGCAGCTCCAATAACTCTAGCACCCTGTCTTCACTTGCCGACAGCCTTTGACACTATGCAGAAGGTCAATGTCAGTCCGCCCAAGGGGACCAGAGATTTCCCACCCAAGGAAATGCGACTCCGCAATTGGCTTTTCAATAACTTCAGAGAGGTTGGGTTATTTTGTTCATTTACTCCTTTGCATGTTTTCGATTTTGATTTATCAAGAACTACTTGTTCTCATTTTAATTGGTTGTAGGATATACAAGTTTAGAAGTTGTTCGGGTTTAAGAAGGCAAATTTTTCTGTGCTTGAGTCAGAGGCGTTGTCAATAAGAAAAGTCGAGAAGGAGATTCGAGAGCAGATCATGTTAGGATCGAAGGAGTCTATGGGTGAGCtcgatacacatgagtgagcactaacttgacccaaacattttgggtcttggacccaaccatgtatataagcacctatcatccactcaaatttttttaatgtgagacaaactcgcaagcagaattttaaacaatcttcccctcacttgtgagtttcaactgCTCCCCCTTTATTGGAAACTGTCTCCCTTATGCGAGTAAGATTAATTCcccaacaattgctcaagtgggccttaccactgacACCTTACGTGTGTCAAATTACATTCCaagtgcctccaaaccaatcctacctctcacgtcttgaccctattcggatccatccttagcctagatgatccttattggcctcagccacacacttggtcctctaaTTATTAGAACGTCAAGAGAATTAAATTTATGTATCGACTTTTTACGATGTCGTTCACCCATAGTTATGAACTGTAAGCTCTAATTCCACTCGTTTTCCTAATCCCAAATGTGATACCTATACTCATCTTCACCGTAACCAACAAAGGTACATTTTCGGGACTTTGGATCAAActtgtttctgacatgatcactagcatgcacatatgctacacaaccaaaaactttcaaatgtgaaagtctaaCTTCTTTTCCGCTCCATATCTCTTATAGTAGACTGTGGTctaatggtactgatggactcctgttaatcaagtatgttgctgtgttgactgcttctgcccaaaactgctttggtaagcctaactgcatacgcatgcttctgacTCTTTCGGTTAATGATTGATTCATCCACTCAGCTACACCGTTGTGCCGAGACGAAtttggcacagttctttccatcttgataccatgctcatagcagaatttcttgaacttagtgtcttcatactcaccaccgttatcgattctcagcttcttgatttttgaaccaatttcattttcaatcattgctttccaaatcttgaaagcatcaaagacatcaaATTTGTATTTCAAAAAGTAAACTTATACCTTCCGAGAATGATCATCAAAAAATGTCACAAAGTAATTCCTTCCACCTGTGGATGAAACGATCGTCGGTCCTcatacatctgagtggactagttcaagtctctccttctttggggtactggtgtatgtctggaaactgaccctcttctgtttcccgagTATACAATCCTCGTACATATCAATCTCTACTAACCAtagatcactcaactttccctttgagtgcatcaccctgagtcttttctcactcatgtgaccgatTCGTTGATGCCAAATATTGCTATCGTCATTTCCtatagcaactgaaatagacatacagacattagaagtcacataaagcATTCCACTTTTCTTATCGCATACAATCGTCaatgcaccctttgaaatcttccattcatcaccgaTGAATATTGTGGTGTATTCCTCATCTGTCAGTTgtccaactgagatcaagttctttatcaggtttggaatatatctgacatacTTCATCTTCCATACTGACCCTTTCATCTTGATATTCATAATTCCCTTGCCGATTATGTTGCAAGGTtaatcattgccaaggtataccttaccGAAGTCACCTGgtatatactcctctaggcaatctttactgcaagtgacatgaaatgagactccagagtctaagacccaagactccttcttGCTATCCAAAGAttatatcaacatatcaccttcttTTAAAacaacatttgcttctgtcttcgcctCATATTTCTTTTTTGGACCTTTGCACTGGTTTCTGAAATGACTGAACTTTCCACAGTTCTAGCATTCAATATTCTTTGTGCCTTGGGAACCTATGGGATTTTTGGATTTGGACCGTCTGGTCCTAGATTTGTTGAGattgtttgatcatccatgcctgcttcctttccatgaatctctcATTTGGCTTTCCACGTTCGGGGCTAAACTTGAAGTGGAAGCACTATTTGATTGATCTTCACAATTCTCTTACTGGTTATG
This region includes:
- the LOC131148732 gene encoding cysteine proteinase inhibitor-like produces the protein MKDHGGPRAPDYLSEALHKYPNAHFDLRRRRTEEMATLGGIRDVRGAENSQEVDSLARFAVDEHNTKENALLEFVKVVDTKEQVVAGTVYYITLEAKEGGKKKIYEAKIWVKQWMNFKELQAFKSLGDSPSEPSS